TACACTCTTCCTTTCTTCACGATACTGTTTTTGAGAATACTGATGAAGTGTTGAATCCGAAGGATTTCCCCCTATATAGCTAGGGTTGTGTTCCTGCAGTAATAGCACGGTTCCTTCATGTAAAGCGATTTCATATAATACTGCGGCTTCCATTCCATACTGTCTAGAATGTTCCCATTTCTCATAATTGTATTTTAAACCTTTTTGCTGAATATTATATAACTGCTGTCTTGCACGTATAAATCGTGCTTGAAGATGTCCTAGCGAGAAATACTCATCAAGCCTAGGTGTGACTCGGACTGAATGAATATTTAACTTATTCAATACATAAGCTTCCATTACAAGCATCTCGGTCAAGGCGACTACATTCCCGGAAGGCATTGGATATCGTTGCAGACGGTAATAGTTGGATGCAATTTGCCTAATCACTTCAAGATAACGTACCACCCACTTCTCTAAGTCCTCTTCGCTTAAAGTATCTAAGTAAGTCTGAGTGGCATCCAGACGCAATCTCTCACTAAAGCGAAGTAGTTCCTTGTCCAATAGAGCGAATTGCTCAGTTTCTTTCAGATGGTTGATATATCCTTCCCACATCTTTATTCGAGATTCAATATCTGCCTCATCCTTATCTTTAAAATAGGGTAAAGGTGGTGCATGTACTACTTCAACAGTCTTTTTCTTCGCAGGAGGTATAGTCAGAAGAGGTAGCGTATTTAACGCGATTGTGGGTAAATCAAAGAGCTTTTGGGGAGCAGATGATGCACTTTGCTCTTCTACTAAAGCTTCGGGGGTTTTGGATTTCAATAAAATGCGCAAATGATTTTCACAAAATATAATAATTTCTGCATTGTGAGCCTTTTTAGCCTTTTCAATAAGGTGTAGAAGACAATTCCGCATCCATAGGTTAAATCCTTCTGTTTCAAGGACGATATGTTGGTTGAGTACCCGCCTGATTAGGAAATATTCAAATTGTAGAGCCAAAGAAGGGTATTCATTTTTGAAGAGGGCTTTGATATGTCTTTTCAGATCGTTTGTATCGGTAAGTTTATTCTGAAGCAATTCTTGAATAGAAGTGATTTTATTTTCTGCATTTTGAACTCCTTTTAAAAAGTCCACCCAGGCTGTTAGATAGGCAGAAACGGTATCTTGTTCCTGTTTATGCTGCATTGCTGCTTCTGAAAAGTTATTAGTAAAAATCATCGCGGGTAAAACGAAAGTTCTAAATGACTCAATCTCACTTAAAAGAGCGGGTATTTCTTTATGCTTGGACCCGGTTGCAACATGGAAAGCATCCAGCACATCTTTCGTGACGGAAAAGGAATGAAGTTTATTTTTACATTCTACAAAGAAATTACTGATATAGTTCTGCTTCACAGAACTAACTACATTTTTAGCGTTAATATGGCTGTAGAAATCGAAACCAATTTTCTCTAGAAGAAATTTAAAAAAACGGACGATGCGGTTTTCTTTTGGAATAAGCTTTAAATCTCGGTTTAACCAAGCATTTTTTAAACAGGAAATATCTATATTTGGCATATGATAAAAAACAGTATTAAGATAAATAAAATAAAATATTTTTTAAGTATAGCTTAAATTTTACTAAATAGCAACTATATATTATTAGTTTTTAACTAGAAATTATAGCCAATTAAACTAGATTTGTAGATTTATCTTCTGAAATCTCTGCCCCCACTTGCGCTTTAATCCGTGTCAATTATGATGAGCAATCTACGGCAGGATTGAATAGACAGAATCATGATTGAAAAACCCGCAAAAAAATATACTTATTCGTTGATCATTAAAGAGGCTAACTTGGACGTGTATGGACATGTCAATAATACAGTTTATTTAACCCTTTTTGAAGAAGCCCGCTGGCAAATTATCACTGATGGCGGGTATGGATTGGATAAGATCAAGGAAACAGGAAAAGGACCTGTGATATTGGACATTCATGTCCGCTACCATAAAGAAATACACCTCAGAGAACTTATCGTTATCGAATCTCAGTTTCTTTCCTATGAAAAGAAGATCGGTAAAATTCATCAGCGCATGATGCGCGGTGATGATGTTTGCTGCACAGCAGATTACACAACGGGTCTTTTTGATTTAGGTGAAAGAAGGCTCATCCTTCCTACGGAAGAATGGCTTAACGCTATTGGCTATAATATTTAAGTTATAAGTAACTTTTCCTAACTGCCAAGTTTCGAGACCCTCAATTTGTCGAGGATAAAAAAGGAAAGAAGAAGAAGGTTTTTCTTTCTTCTTTCCAAAGACTGATTAATTTTTAGAAGTGTCAATAAAGTTCAGACCATCAATAGAGCTTATGCCTAGCGCTTTAGCATCTATTTTTGCTTCGTGGTTGAAGACCTTATGTTGGTAGTAAGAGACTGAATCATCCCCTACAACCATGAACATTTTTTGGCTGTTATCCCATGCTAAGGCAGAAGGATTCGCTTCATGAGCTTGCCCCTCTACTGGTGTTGCTTTTCCACTAGAACGGTTGATGAAGAATAGTTTTTCATTAGGACCGGTAGCATATAGCTCACCATCTTCATCAAATTTCAAGTCCTCAGCACGGAAGTTAACATTGTTTTTATCTTTTAGTGCGCCTATTTCGATGCTATAACCGTTTTCTTTGTTATAGATTTTAAGGACATCAGCACCGTTTTGACGCTCAATACCATAGAGGTATCCGCTCGCTTTATCAAAGGCTATACCTGTGATAGCTTTACCATTAATAGTTCCAACGATTTGGATGTTGTTGCTATCTTTAGAAAGTGTATTCAAGTCAACCTTCGCTAAGACTGGGCCTTTTATACCGCCGACATCTCCGTTAATGACCATGTAGGCAATATTGTCTCTATCGATGGCAAAGGATGAGATATGGCCGCCTAATTTAATGGCTCCTTGATTAGGATCATCATAATATAGGTCGCCATAGCTGATATAAGAACCCATCAGGTTATTTGGTTCTTTAAATGCAAACAGTCTGCCTTCGGTACCATCTATGCCCCATAAAGGAGCAATCATGGAATTTTCATTTTCCTTAGCAAGTTTAGATGCGCTATCAAAGAGGTATCCATTTTCAAGAGAGCTCAAGTTTCTTATGCCGTAAAACTCATAGGTATTGCTATCAAGGCCTTCAAAGTCAAATCTATTTTTGAGTGAATCCAACCCGTACATACCACTGTAACCTGCTCTTAAGGTATCGAATGAGATGACCTTGCCATTATCATGATCGTTACCTGTCATCTCTTGAATGATAGTGTGATCACGTGGAGGTGTGGCAACAATAGTTGGACCTGGATCGACTGGAGCAACAGGATCAGAAGGTCTGACATTGACGAATGTGGTCTCAG
The Parachlamydiales bacterium genome window above contains:
- a CDS encoding acyl-CoA thioesterase, translated to MIEKPAKKYTYSLIIKEANLDVYGHVNNTVYLTLFEEARWQIITDGGYGLDKIKETGKGPVILDIHVRYHKEIHLRELIVIESQFLSYEKKIGKIHQRMMRGDDVCCTADYTTGLFDLGERRLILPTEEWLNAIGYNI